The Cryptosporangium phraense genomic interval CGGTGAGCGCGCGGCGGACGGCGCGGCCGCGCGGCGGCCGGTTCGCGGCGACGGGCGGACGACGCCCGCCGACCGCGAACCGGGGTGGTGTCGCGACGCTCACGGTCAGGAGTCCTCGAGCGCGCCGGCCGACTGCTTCGCGGCCGCGTCGAGCGCCTCCTTGGGCTGGGCCTTGCCCTGCAGCACCTTGGCGATCGCGTCGCCGACCGTGCGGGACATGTCCTCGTACCCGGCGAGCGTCGGGCGGGCCTGCTTGGCGTTCTTCAGGTTGTCGAAGAACTTCTGCCCGCCCGGGTACTGCTTGACGTAGGCGGTGAACTGCGGCGTGCTCTGCTCGGACGTGCGCAGCGGCAGGTTACCGATCGACAGGTTCCACTTCGCGTCGGTCTCCTTGCTGGTCAGCCACTTGAGGAAGTCGCGGGTGGCACCGGCCCGGTTCGGGTCGTCGTGGTTGAACGCGACCCAGAGGTCGGGGCCGGAGACCGTCTCATGGTTGCCGTTGTAGCCGGGCAACTGCACGACGCCGTAGTTCGTCTTGTGGTTGGCCAGCTCGAGCATCTCCCAGGGGCCGGACATGATCATGCCGATCCGGCCGCTCCAGAACAGCGGGCTGTACTTCTCGTCGGTCTGGTCGAGGTACATCGACTTGTCGTCGACGGCCATCGCGCGCAGCGTCTCGAGCGCGGCGACGCCGGCGTCGCTGTTGAACGCGGGCTTCTTGCCGTCGAGGATCTTCCCGCCGTGCTGCCAGAGCAGCGGCCAGAGGTGCCAGGTCGTGTCCTCGCTGCC includes:
- a CDS encoding ABC transporter substrate-binding protein, which translates into the protein MRYSPTRRRAVAGLAAVVGAAVFLSGCGGSTPSSSGKDAAEGYDPKATVEITWWTGQTTEAEKAAEKLAAEYHTLHPNVTVKTSAGATLTDDLLTKLSAGFTGGNYPDVSYAFGSWAGELANSGRTQDLSDYVKDPSFGWDDFPAAARETATATDGTVIGVPALVDNIALIYNKTMFDAAKLAYPTDDWSWEDFRAAAKKLNDPAKNFYGSAYSVSGSEDTTWHLWPLLWQHGGKILDGKKPAFNSDAGVAALETLRAMAVDDKSMYLDQTDEKYSPLFWSGRIGMIMSGPWEMLELANHKTNYGVVQLPGYNGNHETVSGPDLWVAFNHDDPNRAGATRDFLKWLTSKETDAKWNLSIGNLPLRTSEQSTPQFTAYVKQYPGGQKFFDNLKNAKQARPTLAGYEDMSRTVGDAIAKVLQGKAQPKEALDAAAKQSAGALEDS